Sequence from the Chloroflexota bacterium genome:
ATACGGAAGCGCTGGGCCTTGCGCTGGAGTGGTGCCAGCATGCGCTTGACTACGATCTGGCCGCGCTGGTCAAACACTCCCTCGACATCATGGCGCTGAGCAACCTCTTCGAGCGGGAGGATGGGGTATTCTTCCGTTTTGCCAACGACGCCCTGTGGGAAGACCCGGAACGTGAATGCACGCTGGAAGAGAATGCGGCGCTGGCCTCGCTCTACATGGAAGCCGCACACGTCTTTCGTGAGGAAAGCTTCACACAGACCGGCGCGCGTGTGCTGCAGTTCTTGGTCGCGAAGCTGCGCGATCCCGCTTCCGGAGCGTTCTACGCGGGTTTCTTTGCCCCGGACGCGTACTACAACCTGCCTGCGGCGCAACGGATCGCGTTCGGCGAAACATGCATCGATCCGGTAGTCCACGCCAAGGAAAATGCGCTGGCGGCGCAGGCTTTCCTGGATGCCTACCGCACGACGGAAGACTCCGCCTACTGCGACCACGCGGTTGCGATCCTATCGCATCTCTGGCACGCGATGTGGGACCCGGAACGCGGCATCGCGCGCAATTGGAGCGGAGCCCGCGACCCTGTCGAAGCCTGCGACCCTGTCGAAGCCTGCGACCCTGTCGAAGCCTGCGGCCCTGTCGAAGCCTGCGACCCTGTCGAAGCCTGCGACCTGGTCGAAGCCTGCGACCTGGTCGAAGACTGCGACCCGATCGGAACCGCGTACGGCTGGGGGTGGCTGCCGGACCAAGCCGCCGCCGCCCGCGCCTTGGTGCAGGCTTACGAAATCACAGGCCAGCGAAAGTATTTGGACCGAGCGCAGGCGGTAGCCAACCACATCCTGCGCGTCCATCATGATCCTGCGACCGGCGGCTTTTGGGACAGCGTTCCTAGACTCGCCGCTGCTTGGGGTGACGAAGAGTCGGAGGCGCCGCTGGGGCTCCTGGCCCAGCGTCAGGAGGTGATGGCAGATACAGCGGCAGTGGCTGAGCTCCTGATTCGCCTGTGGCGTCTGACCACCAGGGAAGACTATCGCTCGAGCGCCCAGACGGCACTCGCAAACTATGCAGATTCGTTTCGGTACTTTGGGCATTTTGGCGCGCCCTACGGACAGGCGGTAGACCGTCTGCTGCGCGAGCCGACGCATATTCTCGTGGTCGGCGCGCGCGCCGCGCCAGCGGCACACGCCCTGTTTCAACAGGCGCTGCGCATCCATACGCCGGGTCAAATCGTGCAATGGCTTGATCCGGAGCAAGACGCGGACCTGCTAGCTGCGCGAGGAATGGCAGTAGCAGACAGTACACCGGTGGCACGGGTCTATAGTGGTACGGATGAGGTGGCACAGGCCGCGACGGCTGCAGAGCTTGCGGCTCGCTTCGAGCACGTGGAGCAGCAGGAAGAGAATTGAGTGGTGCGTGCCGCGCCGGTCGTCAATTCACATTAGGACTCACTAGAACGCTTAGGCGCGGTTCGGCGCGTCCGCATCAACGTCCGCAACCGCCTGCGCTCCCGTGAGTTTTATTGCGGTGCTCCCCTCTTTTCTGAGAATCATCGTCGCGGTATCAAGGTCGGTGCACCGCACGACCACAAGGGCTTGGACGCTGGTATCTTGCACTTCTATCGGGAGCGCCTTTTGACTGGTCAGGCGAATGTTGAGAAGCGCGCCGGCCGCGCCGCACAAAACCATGACTGGCAGTAAGAATTCGCTCGGCACGACGAAGACCGTGCCGAGACCCAGCGCCCCGCCGATAACGCCCCCTTGCGCGCCGCGTAGGACAAGGCGGATCAACGCAGCCCGAGAGCCTTCGTGCTCGACTTTGACCATCTCCACTTCGAAGCCAAGCACCGCCAGCTCCTCTACCGCGAGGAGCGCCGCACTCCGCGTGTGGAACGATCCAATAAGTTGGCTTGCCATCACGCACCCCATTCGGTTAGAGAGAGCTGCAATTGCCCAATTATGAGACTGGACTCAGCCCTTCAATTCAGAATTTACCTGTAGACGATGTGTTGTATCGCCGCTATGCGAAACAGACTCTAAGATCATAAATCCGCCACTTAAGGACATACACGATGGATAACTGCGGCTCCGCGCTTGCTATAGGGCGCAAAGCATTCTATTCGGAACATCAGCGTCCCTTCCGGGCACGCAGGGCTTTACGAGGCTGGATAGTATCAGCTTGCAGCGGCTTTAGGACCGGCCGCTTACCCGAGAGATAAAGCATAAAGTGGCGCGGGACGGTAGCCTCCTGCAGTTTTTCTACAAGATCTTGCAGCTTTACGGTCAACATAAGGTGCACTTGCTGTGTGTTGACCCTGTTTTTTCTTCCGTCAAGTCCCCGAACCCAAACGACTGAAACTCCTGCTTGCCCAATTTGATTGATGTACCTCTTTCTGGCGTCATCGTCTTTCGTAATCCAGACGAACTGGTTTCGTCCTAGCCACCCAATTAGGTCGGGGTCCTTTTCGCCGCGCTAATCGTGATCCTCCGGATGCGTGATCGGGTAACCAACCAGCGCTAGGGCTCGTGCGACTTGTGGCGGCAGGTTTTCATCGAGAAAGAACCGAATTGACCTAGGCGGCATTGGAAAGAAGACGCTCCCACTCTATCGCGTCCTCTACTTGAGCCTTCTGCAAGTTGAATGCCTCTGCGAGGCATTCTTCGCTGTCACCGGCCTGATTGAGCGACCACAGCGAGCGCGTCTCGACTCGCGTGCCATCTATGCAAGACGCACCAAATTGAATTTCAGGATCAATGACTACTGCTGGAGAAGGGTTCCACCGGGCGGGCTTCCCTCCAGACGTAAACAAGAGACCGTGATGCGCGGGAGCCAGAAATTCAGACATCAAGTCCCTAAAGGCAAGCTGACCGTACTGCGACGCCGCAATGAGCTCTCCAGTGAATTGCACAAATACCTCTGAACGTGCAGTCCACATTTCTTCGGTAATGAAGGGTTGTGGAATGCCTCTCAGATGGCGAATGTAATCCTCGGCTGCCAGAATAGCCTTGTAAGCTATGTTGCGGGAACGGAACAAGGCAATCATGCGCAAACGCACGAGATCAGCGAAGGTTATCACACGGTCTCTACTAGACACCCTAAGCGGGTCTTCCCACTCCATGCCACGACGAATCCATTGCGACAAGTGGTGAGTTGTAGCTTCGATAAACTCGCCGTGTCGCAGTTTCCACTGTCTTAGGCTTACGCCTGGAGGAGGAGTGGTTGCGCGAAGGAGAACCGCAGTTTCCCGCAGCGTATAGGCTCCCGCAGAGAGTACAGCTTCCGAATGTTCTAGCTTAGTGATTTGCGCCATGGCCCCTTTCCTTTACGTTGGACGAGAGGACCTTTTCCTCGAGTAGTAGGTGTTCCAAGCAAGCGCGATTTCATGCTTACCGGACGCAGATTGTAGCTTGGCACGACTCTTGAGCAGCATTTACTACTCGGCGCGGCGGGTGAGCAACGTCACCGCGTAGATCAGGCCGAGGAGCGGGACCGCCGAAAAGACCAGTGCCAGCCACCAGTCGCCTTTCATGTTTCCTGACAGGATGGAGAGCGCCAACGAGGCATCGGCAAGCATGTTTACCAATATGAGTGCCGACCCAATCATCAGCAGCCTGCGAGACGGTTCACGCAGTATAACCATATACAGGAGCACAGCGGCCGTGACGGGGTGGATCAGCATGAGCGTGAGGCGCGACCAGAGGTCTCCGCCGTCCGCGAAGCCGCCCGTTAAGGCTGTCAATGCGGCGAGAAGCGCGTGAATAACTCCCAGCGCCAGTACTACGACCCGAAAAGTCTTCATGTCTGCACCTAGACCTCGCTTTCTCTCTCCCGGAGACGAACTACGGACAAGACATGCGTGTACTTCATGCCCGCTGCATGTAGAATTGGCCGCCGCTACCTGAAACTGTAATCCAGCGGGGCGGGTATCAATTGGGAAGAATTGTGTCGCCAGTCGCGTAGTGAGCTGTGGATAGACAAAGAGTCAGGGCACTCAACCCTAAGAAGGAACTACAATCCGGCAAATCTACCAAGGGCTCCTGGCACCCGCGACAAAGACGCTTTGATGCGTTGCTACGCTCTAGTATATAATGCCAGACTTAAGTGCACTATACCTCTTTCTCCAGTAAGGGTACAAACCGTATGAAGGCGTATGCGACGGACACGATTCGTAATGTTGGGCTCTATTCCCACGTGGGCGCAGGCAAGACTTCTCTCGCAGAAGCAATGCTCTTCGCGACCGGTGCGATCAATCGTCTTGGCTCCGTAGACAACGGCAGCACGGTCTCGGACTACGATCCGGACGAGGTCAAGCGCCAGATCTCTCTCAATCTTTCGCTTGTGCCGGTAGAGTGGAGCGATGCCAAGATCAATCTACTCGACACGCCAGGTTACGCCGACTTTTCCGGAGAGGTAGCCAGCGCTCTCCACGTTTCGGACGGCGCGGTGCTGGTCGTCGACGTGGCCAGCGGCGTGCAGGTAGGAACTGAAGAGTCCTGGGAGCGGATTACCGCCCATGAACTCCCGCGCTTGATCTTCGTCAATCGCATGGACCGTGAGAATGCCGACTACGACAGCACTGTGGAAAGCCTCCGCGAATTCTTTGGCAACAGTGTCGCGCCGCTGCATGTTCCCATCGGCGCCGAGGATGATTTCAAGGGCGTGGTGGACATTTTGTCAAACACAGCCTACCTGTATGCCGATAACGCAGTGACTGAAGCCGCCGTGCCCGACGATCTTGAAGATACGGTGGAAGAGTTCCGTATGACCCTCATCGAGAACGTGGTGGAACTCGACGACGATCTGACGGAGAAGTACTTGGAAGGCGAGGACATTACTGCCGATGAGCTGCAGGCCGCGCTCCATGAAGGCGTGCGGACCGGTCAAGTGACGCCGGTATTGTGCGGCTCCGCAACGCGCAATGTCGGCGTGCACGCCCTTATGGACGCGATCGTCCGCTATCTTCCCTCACCTGCCGAGACCGCTGCCGCTAAGGCGACGCTGGAGGGCGAGGAGCAAGAGCTTGCCGCAGATTCCGATGGTCCGCTTGCCGCTTTCGTTTTCAAGACCCTGGCGGATCCCTACGTCGGCAAACTGTCTTTCATCCGTGTCTACTCAGGCACGCTTAGCTCAGATTCCCGCGTTTGGAACGCAAATGCTGAATCTGAGGAACGCATCGGTCAGTTGCTCACGGTGCGCGGCCGCGAGCAGGAACCGGCAGACCACATTGCCGCCGGTGATTTGGGCACGGTTGCCAAGCTGGCAGAGACCCTTACCAGCCACACGCTGACCGAACGCAAGCAACCGCTGGTGCTGCCGGCCGTAACGTTCCCCCAGTGGCTCTTCACCGCCGCGATCGAGCCGACGTCGAAAGAAGACCTGGAAAAATTGAGTAGCGCGCTTGCGCGCGTCACGGAAGAAGACCCCAGCCTGCACGTGGAACGCCAACCAATTACGGGCCAGACGCTCCTCTCCGGCATCGGGGAGACACACATCAACGTCGCGCTGGAACGCATGAAGCGCAAGTTTGGCGCAGACGTGAAGACCATACCGGTGAAAGTTCCGTATAAAGAGACGATCATGGGCACCGCCGCGGCCGAAGGACGCTTTGTACGG
This genomic interval carries:
- a CDS encoding DUF255 domain-containing protein; the protein is MKNAMYHPGPLTQQYRFSPRPHSAHLIPWRTWSEAAFAEAQARNRPILLCITTAWSQWSHLMDERAYSDDTVQYLIKTEFVPVRVDAAERPDIDRRYNRGGWPTTAFLTPEGELMAGATYIPVQEMRDFLVELAEEYRKNRDTIREKLGALEEKRREAEAAEKATDGVLTPAIAAESVAYITAAFDHVNGGLGDAPKFTHTEALGLALEWCQHALDYDLAALVKHSLDIMALSNLFEREDGVFFRFANDALWEDPERECTLEENAALASLYMEAAHVFREESFTQTGARVLQFLVAKLRDPASGAFYAGFFAPDAYYNLPAAQRIAFGETCIDPVVHAKENALAAQAFLDAYRTTEDSAYCDHAVAILSHLWHAMWDPERGIARNWSGARDPVEACDPVEACDPVEACGPVEACDPVEACDLVEACDLVEDCDPIGTAYGWGWLPDQAAAARALVQAYEITGQRKYLDRAQAVANHILRVHHDPATGGFWDSVPRLAAAWGDEESEAPLGLLAQRQEVMADTAAVAELLIRLWRLTTREDYRSSAQTALANYADSFRYFGHFGAPYGQAVDRLLREPTHILVVGARAAPAAHALFQQALRIHTPGQIVQWLDPEQDADLLAARGMAVADSTPVARVYSGTDEVAQAATAAELAARFEHVEQQEEN
- the fusA gene encoding elongation factor G, whose protein sequence is MKAYATDTIRNVGLYSHVGAGKTSLAEAMLFATGAINRLGSVDNGSTVSDYDPDEVKRQISLNLSLVPVEWSDAKINLLDTPGYADFSGEVASALHVSDGAVLVVDVASGVQVGTEESWERITAHELPRLIFVNRMDRENADYDSTVESLREFFGNSVAPLHVPIGAEDDFKGVVDILSNTAYLYADNAVTEAAVPDDLEDTVEEFRMTLIENVVELDDDLTEKYLEGEDITADELQAALHEGVRTGQVTPVLCGSATRNVGVHALMDAIVRYLPSPAETAAAKATLEGEEQELAADSDGPLAAFVFKTLADPYVGKLSFIRVYSGTLSSDSRVWNANAESEERIGQLLTVRGREQEPADHIAAGDLGTVAKLAETLTSHTLTERKQPLVLPAVTFPQWLFTAAIEPTSKEDLEKLSSALARVTEEDPSLHVERQPITGQTLLSGIGETHINVALERMKRKFGADVKTIPVKVPYKETIMGTAAAEGRFVRQTGGHGQYAVCNIEIEPTGRGEGFEFVDKIFGGAISAPFREAVHKGVREAMKEGTLASGEVVDVRVRLVDGKEHTVDSSDLAFQIAGSMALGEAMDRAKPVLLEPVLQMKVRVPEDRMGDVIGDLTSRRARVHNMDMVSPGTMEVEAEVPQAEVLRYATDLRSLTQGRATFYSEFIGYEQVPASTQEQVVEAHKREKEEASA
- a CDS encoding DUF433 domain-containing protein, producing the protein MAQITKLEHSEAVLSAGAYTLRETAVLLRATTPPPGVSLRQWKLRHGEFIEATTHHLSQWIRRGMEWEDPLRVSSRDRVITFADLVRLRMIALFRSRNIAYKAILAAEDYIRHLRGIPQPFITEEMWTARSEVFVQFTGELIAASQYGQLAFRDLMSEFLAPAHHGLLFTSGGKPARWNPSPAVVIDPEIQFGASCIDGTRVETRSLWSLNQAGDSEECLAEAFNLQKAQVEDAIEWERLLSNAA